The DNA sequence atttaataatttatatgaagatttttaattgatatgcagaatttgattatattttttaaattttacaataaactaataatactCCTTTAATCTTAaggaaatttagaaaatactcCCTCGTCTCACATAATCTTACtcagtattccattttagtccgtcccacataaatttactcatttcacttttatcatttttggtagtggacctcatattccactaactcattcctactcacattttattataaaacaaatactttaaaagtaggacccacatcccaccaactttttcaactcactttctattacatttcttaaaacccgtgccaaaTCAAATTGTGTaatatgtgggacggagggagtagtaattttatatgttaaatgaagaaaaatatatactttatttatatactacctccgtctctcaaattttgacacggtttactattttggtccgtccctgaaaatttaacacactttattttttacgtatcattttttatagtggacttCATATTTCACTGACTCAtttctattcacattttattataaaactaatactttaaaattaagaCCCATAtctcattaactttttcaattcactttttattatatttcttaaaattcgtgtcggatcaaagtgggtcaaaatttgggggccGAAGGTAGTATTATTactagaatttttttttctattgatagaaacgaaaaggaaaagtatatgTGGAGTATGTATTAAGATTTGTAGCTACACTCAAATccaataatattccattgactTTAGTCTTTCTAGGGGCATGCAACTAAACTGTGGCCTGTGGGTGGCAGTATTGGCTTCAAGACATTTGTCCGGCTAGCTATTCCACGTGGCACGCTAGGGACGATTTTCGGATTTACACagaaaaatttattgtttgcGTATTACTCCTAGTtatatagattaattaatgaaataccATTATTATgagagtaattaataaaagtatatatatccccccttttgttattttaatatctCAACTTTACGCGGATTTGTGTTTCCTAAGAAATGactaattaaatgtaaaattgataataagGAGAGGGCTGAATCAATAGAAATaaagaatgaaagaaaataaagcttatagtaaatattaattagacctataactaaaattttacaaattaagattataaaattttaaacaatgtcgttttttttatcaattctttccattttattagATTGAAGTGACGGACGGTCATAGCATTTGTGCTGGCAATGGAGTAATATTAGATCCTTTTTCACATTAAGTAACAACAATTAATATGTCTTAATATGACATTTTCTTGTGAAccataataaaatagttattcACAATCATTGGACTACAACATAGCATATATTAAACCATCGTTATCTTCATTGAATTAGGAGAACATGATCAAATATCACCTCCTTCAATTTCGGCTCCAATAATTACATTTAGTTAGGTGAATtgtaacacaattttttattttggagaAATGGGTTGCAATGTTCTACTTATTAGGTATCAAAACTAAGTCCCTAATTTGAATCACATAATGAAAAATCATGCCATTAACTAGcttcattatttttagtagCATAGACCtgtcttttactttatttgttGGTGAGAGGGGTTAGATATGATACATGAGTTAGCATTATGATtaatgattttgattgataaCTGCTCCATTtcaaattacaatttttacaCCCATATTATCATCGAGGTTTCCGTTGTAGAATTTACTTTAAATCTTATCATAAGTGGACTTTATAGATTTAACttgatttcaaataaaaattggacTTAGGTCAATGTGCTTTTAGTGGTCTACGATTTAACATCAGCACCACGAGATGTAGATACATATTGTAttagatttttaatatacattattaGCTTGGGATATTtgcatttaaattaataaaattttgacaaagtATGATTTTGCATaccatttttaaaatcattttataaactaCTATCAAACTATTGATTTGTTATgattttgtatgattttgcatgccatttttaaaatcatcttttaaACTACTATCAAACTATTGATTTGTTATGATTTTGGCGCTAACATGACTTTCTGTAAACCATAATTCAACGTATagagttatttaatttaacatCATACGGTGATATTTCCCTTCTTAAATGTGACTTCGTTTTGATTGATGTCCGATAGTTTTATGTAAGTAAGTCCTCATATCATGTCATTATCGAAATCGGTGGCTAAATCAGAACGAATCAAAAGCTTAATTAAAAAGTCAAAACAAACCAATAGTTCGataatttacatattattATGTAAAACCATAATTTGATGCAATTTTAGGAATTTACAAGCAAATTACCCTATTAAATTTCCTAACATccgaaaataaataacaagcTACCCTATTAGATTTCCTAATATCCAAAagtaaatactactcctactactaaCAAGCTGCACGAGAATCAATTGCCCTTCTGCTTATGTGGTCGTTTTCTCCTTATTCTTTCTCGTGCTCATGTTTTCAtgttgaataatttaataaaaacacattacTTATCCATGAGGAATTGAGAATAAGTTGCTAATTAATCTTTGTATAACTCTCTTCCTCTATGCCGGTGAAATGGCTGGCTTATATTGGATTAGGAAAGGTGTAGCTTCTTTTAGAAATATGGTAGCAAGTGTATCCAATCTATTATTTAaccttcatttattttgtcaacCACAATTGTGTTAGTGTAGCTAATCTTGATTGTTTTGTAGTTGAAGAGCTCTAATAATATGATTCTAAAGTTCTTTCATCATTTTACACCAAGAACCAAGAGATCCCACgtatatagatttaattatagatttattaATCTGTTGAAACcgtatatattaaaaaaagattaaaaatgatGTCAGAAAGGGGCATTCCGAGAATTGAACTCGGGACCTCTCGCACCCTAAGCGAGAATCATACCACTAGACCAAATGCCCTTGATGTACtgttcaaatttatttaagtatATGTCAACTCTCtgtttatcatttaaatcTCTTACTCCAGCGTAAAAATTTCTAACTTTCATTCTTCAAAGGAGATCAATAAAGATTCCACATTAGGAGGTAgacatgaaaatttattttgagatgTTAAAATCCATGTTTCTGGTGTCATAATGATTTGATAGCAATGATGtctcttctatatataatttgattatcaTATTCTCTTATAAGATCTTTTTGATTGTGAGAGTaatctattttaatatgatATCAAAGCGAACTAGAATACACGATGGATTctcttttcatatatataagtCTTGATGATCATTATAGCTCacacataatataaaaaaactcgGCCCAAGCCCCTCTTCAATTTTATGTGCATGTCGGTGTTCACGATTACTCTATAATTGTGATAACTCAAACTCAACTAATTACACAAAACAGAAACGTATTATAACttcaattgcaattttattattttttgttgttagaCCAAGAATATCAATTTAGAAGATCCAATAACTATTACTCCCCACGTCCTAGATAATTTgtgacactttgacccgacacagcttttaagaaatctaatggaaagtaagttgaaaaagttggtggaatgtgggtcctacttttaaagtattagttttataataaaatgtgagtaagaatgagttagtggaatatgaagtacactatcaaaaatgataaaagtgaaacgggacaaattatgtgggacgatccgaaatggaatactggatCGAATTAtctggaacagagggagtacatatgCTGATTCGTAGGCACCTCAAATGGACAATTGGTCAaaggatttgaaattgataggATTCTTATAGATAATGATCAATCCTCTACCCAATTAATTTAGAATGTACCATTCGATTGTACCTcttatatttaattcaattggATTTCAGTCTAATATATTTCCAACTTCTAATCCTAAAACAAAGCCTCGATAGTATGGgctaataaatttgaatgaagaAGCCCACATAAATACCACCCAGTCCATTTCCCTTTCCTACACTGTGGGCCCCACCACCCCGCATCTCCCTGTCggaaaacccaaaaaaagcaaaaatccAACCCATCACTTACCTTTACCTTTTTCTCAACCCCCCCAAAACCCACCCCATCTCCGCCACAAAAATACACAGTAAAAAAACCACATCCAAAATCCCAATCTCCGGCGGCGGCGAAAATGTCGGCCACCAGCATCCACATCTCGGCCCTGGACGGCATCGTGAACGTCAACTCCCTCTTCACCCTGGCCGTCTTCATCGGGCTGGCCTGGAACCCGACCGACCCGAGCAACAGCCTCGTCGACCCGGCCGCGGGCTGCCCCGCCAGCCCGCGGGTCGCCGAGGACCTCGTGGCCTTCCACGTCTACTCCTTCAGCTGCTTCCTCTTCTCCAGCCTCGTCGCGCTCGGCCTCAAGCAGGCCACCCGCCTCGTCCGCCCCGGGCCCCACCACCACGAGCACCGACATTTCTGGGACCTCGATCTCGCCCGGGTCAACAAGACCGCGCTCCGGGTCGGGTACGCCGTGTCCGCGGTCGGGTCGGTAGCCGGGTCGGTCTTCCTCATGCTGGCGCTGGTCAACGTGGTGCAGATCAAGCTCGGGCTGCTCGGATGCGGCGGCGGGCACGCCTATGCGGCGGTGGTGCCGCTCGTGACGTTTGTGCCGGCGGGGCTGCTGATCTATGTCGGTTTCGTGTTCTATGCTTTTACGcgttgagatttttttttgtcgtttttttttggtaatggaaTAACTCCTTATTGTTACATACCacgaattgtaatgaaaattgagttgaaaaattagtccattttgtgttttatttatatacttcctctatcccactagaaatgaaacgttttcctttttgggttgtcccattaaaaatgaaacgtttcttaaaatagaaataactttatctctatttttttctctctctttactttctctctcttctttaactcacaaaacaacactacaaaaaatcatgtgccaaaaagcaaacgtttcatatttattgggacggaggaagtatattactacctccgtcccagataatttgggacactttgacccgacacgagttttaagaaatctaatggaaagtgagtttaaaaagttggtgggatgttggtcctactttaaaagtattagttttataataaaatgtgagtaggaatgagatAGTGAAATAtaatccactaccaaaaatggtaaaagtgaagtgagacaaattaCGTGGGCGGCCCGAAATGGAATAttgggtcgaattatctgggacggagggagtagttttatactcctcgtcccactttaagagtccTGATTTACTAATTTCGGgtgtctcactttaggagttctGGTTGAAATATTCTATGAATGATATTAGGCTCCACGTTCcactattctttttttttttcactcatattttattataaaactagtataaaaaagtaggatccatatttcactattttcaactttttttatgtttttttttaaaatttgtgtcaatTGGGACTccttaagtgggacggatgaGTAATAAGATGTGAGTATGattgagttaatggaatatgaagtccattaccaaaaatgataaaagtgaaataagacaaACTTAaggggacggacggaaatgaaaaaatcgGACGAACTTGACGcacggaggtagtattattttaatttttaataattgtgacatttaattatagtGTAAAATATTCGTGTATGACTGACTCTAGAGTTGATTTGAAACTGAAATTCTGTGGAATTTGACATTGATTACATTGATTATGTGGCGTTAGTTTGGTGAAACAGTGAAGGAAGTGGTTTATAttatagtgttgagtttttaaggttttaaaataataaaataagactgAACTCATATTGGGACGGTGAGAGGGAGCATTATTAGCCATTAGTGGGGGTGAAATATTGATTACTctgaaaaaatattcattctaATTGATGCAATATCTCCACTTATTGGACTCCTAGTCCTTCACCACCAAGGAATTGGGTGGACTATAgcctattttgatttttatttcataagtaataaataaaatttataggGTCAGACACAATGAAGGAGAATATTATCGACGTCAAAAGATAAATGCATGTAGTagtcatcaataataattaagaTGTACGAGAAATGATGTGAATCTCAGCCAACTGAACCTCCGAGGATTGCAAAAGGGTGCAGTGCTAGCACAACATACAATCTacaatagttaaaaaaaatgatttaatgaaatttttcgGTCTTTATGAGCTGTTGATAGGACATAAGATTTTGTTCAACCTCCGATCCTACCTGAATCTGACATTACTTCAATATTGAGAATTCGGTAGAGTAATAGATGCTagtaaatatacaaattatgtCAATTAGGATCACATATGTCATTTCATACTCCATCTCCTACTATACACACACAACCATGAATGATGAATCCAACCATCACTTATCACAAATGTGTGTATACAGTAGGAGATGGAGTAGGAAATGACATAGGTGCTCAGGTGAAATTATGTAGATTAAATGGTTTAGCTCTTCTAAGGCCCCCTCCCCATCCAcaaccaatattttttttcatgaaaagccaattttctctacacaacaatcaccactaccactaaaacaagaaaaacataaCATAACGAATTGGCTTCCACAACATAAGGAATAAGTGCTCAATCCACTCAAAATCCCAATACAATTTGAGTCATCAACACAAACAAGCCTCTATAAAT is a window from the Salvia hispanica cultivar TCC Black 2014 chromosome 1, UniMelb_Shisp_WGS_1.0, whole genome shotgun sequence genome containing:
- the LOC125201829 gene encoding uncharacterized protein LOC125201829 — protein: MSATSIHISALDGIVNVNSLFTLAVFIGLAWNPTDPSNSLVDPAAGCPASPRVAEDLVAFHVYSFSCFLFSSLVALGLKQATRLVRPGPHHHEHRHFWDLDLARVNKTALRVGYAVSAVGSVAGSVFLMLALVNVVQIKLGLLGCGGGHAYAAVVPLVTFVPAGLLIYVGFVFYAFTR